The window TTCCCCCAGACAATTATTACAGCGGAAATCAAAACAGATATAATATATGGCATTACCAAAGTTTCTTTAAGGGTTTTGCCATCGATTTTATTCCACCAGAAAAACTGACCTACAGCTGTAAGTAATGCCAAAGCTACCGCAAACCACAATTGAAATTTTGTATAAAAACCAACTTGATCAGCAGGAGGTGCCATATTGGAAATCCCTCCAAAACTCTCTACTAGAGCATTCCATACAGGAATAGAAGTTGGTAAAATCACTTGAAATGCCATCAGCCCCAAAGTAGTCGCACCGATGAATATCCAAAATTCTCTAGAATATACAGAAGCTTCTTTTTCTGAACTTGGAATATGCTTCCAAGCTCTTATCGATAAGAAGATTGCGACTACTAAAAAGAACAGCATATAAATCAACAGCTGACCAGAAAGCCCTAAATCTGTAAAAGAGTGAACTGAAGAATCACCCAAAACACCACTTCTTACTAGAAAAGTAGCGTAAAGAACTAAGATAAAGGAAGCAATCACCAAAACTATGGATGTTTTCAAAGCTGTACTGCTTTTCTTGAAAGTAATCATGGTATGAATACCCGCTACCATGATTAACCAAGGCACATAAACTGCATTTTCTACAGGATCCCAGTTCCAATAACCCCCAAAATTCAAGGTAACGTATGCCCAATAAGCACCCATGATTATCCCCATACCTAAAATCATTGCTGAGAATATCGCCCAAGGTAAAGCCGGACGAATCCATTCTGAATATTTTTTGGTAGCTAGACCTGCCATCAAGAATGCAAAGGGCACCAAAGTACTCGCATATCCCAAAAACAAAGTCGGAGGATGGATCACCATCCAAATATTCTGAAGCAATGGATTCAATCCAGTTCCGTCTTCTGGAATAAAATCTGGATTCATCTGGAAAATTGGTGCAGATACAGCATCTCTAAGCAATATAAATGGTGAACTCCCAATCTTCAGATCACCAATCACCACACCTAAAATCATTGAGACCAAGAAAGCTTGCACCAAGGCAAAAACCACCATAACAGGTGCCTCCCAAGATTTATTGGTATGAATAATAACCAAACCAAGTACGACATTCCAAAAGATCCAAAGGATAAATGCACCCTCTTGACCTTCCCAGAAACTCGAAATCATATAATGTACAGGCAAAGCCACGGAGGAATGTGAGTATGCGTAGAAATACTCAAATCTATGACTATATATAAGCTCAAAAAGTGAGATTGCTATAGTCACGCTAGCTGCTGAATGAATATAGAAAAGTATTCTGCTGAAATTTCTCCAATTCCCTTTTTCAAGCTCGGAAGCTACACTGTATTTATAATAGGAAAAGGCCGTCACTACTGCGCTGACAAAAGCAAGAATAGTAGCAAAATGGCCTAAATTACCCACAAAGGTATTTATCATATCTAATCTTAATCAAATTTACATTCCGGCAGTATTCACTTCCGTTTCTTGGTATTTGGATGGGCATTTCATTAAAATCTTATCTGCCATAAAGATCTCGTCAGATTTGTAAGAACCAATGACTACGACTTGCTCTGACCTGTGAAAATCCGCTGGAATTGGCTCGTTATAAAAAACTTTTTGTTCAGTCCCATCATTATCCACCATCATGAAATAGAAAGAGGTCTTATTTTCATTCACTTCAATCCCTTCAACTTCACCCAATTCACTTTTCTTCAGTTGGCCCACTACGTGGATTGCCTTCTCATCACCCTT is drawn from Belliella baltica DSM 15883 and contains these coding sequences:
- a CDS encoding cytochrome c maturation protein CcmE, coding for MKKGHILGLGIIAIAIVIIVSMLGDASTYESFATAKEMKMKGDEKAIHVVGQLKKSELGEVEGIEVNENKTSFYFMMVDNDGTEQKVFYNEPIPADFHRSEQVVVIGSYKSDEIFMADKILMKCPSKYQETEVNTAGM
- the ccsA gene encoding cytochrome c biogenesis protein CcsA; the encoded protein is MINTFVGNLGHFATILAFVSAVVTAFSYYKYSVASELEKGNWRNFSRILFYIHSAASVTIAISLFELIYSHRFEYFYAYSHSSVALPVHYMISSFWEGQEGAFILWIFWNVVLGLVIIHTNKSWEAPVMVVFALVQAFLVSMILGVVIGDLKIGSSPFILLRDAVSAPIFQMNPDFIPEDGTGLNPLLQNIWMVIHPPTLFLGYASTLVPFAFLMAGLATKKYSEWIRPALPWAIFSAMILGMGIIMGAYWAYVTLNFGGYWNWDPVENAVYVPWLIMVAGIHTMITFKKSSTALKTSIVLVIASFILVLYATFLVRSGVLGDSSVHSFTDLGLSGQLLIYMLFFLVVAIFLSIRAWKHIPSSEKEASVYSREFWIFIGATTLGLMAFQVILPTSIPVWNALVESFGGISNMAPPADQVGFYTKFQLWFAVALALLTAVGQFFWWNKIDGKTLKETLVMPYIISVLISAVIIVWGKVYDVSYIIVVLAGSFTIVANATILFKLLKKSTFKLAGGSLAHIGLGMILIGVMFSSGYSEVISYNLSGLTYSNSFEDEINKEHVLLWINKPTQIKDYTAIYRGRQKKVAGVPGLVDAKLLKKADGVNQAIALGDIVVDGKTYHREGEFVQIVLEENDYYKIDYYKGDQFAFSLSPMAQYNTTMGLISSPDSRRFLNKDLYTFVSVVNDFDDPDWREDEVFEVSPGETFYVSDMVTKFESADVVKELDGMQLFDGDVAVKARLVIQDYDVEKVLEPIFIIRNNQVGRIPVIENELGVKVELTNILPENDKFVFTVNRYQKDYVVLKAIVKPQINVLWIGTIIMLIGFCVAIYRRYDEFSKMRDKGLE